The DNA sequence TGCGACTCCACGCAAGGGTGTGACGAAGAACACGCGAATCAATCGCCATGCAAGACCAACATCGTTGACGCATCGGAAAGTGTGTGGAATGACTTAGGGCTTAACACTGATGATGGTGAAGTAGCAATCACGTGGACCATGGCATAAAAAGCTCATCATCAGGAAATACATTATTACTTCATCTATGCGTTTTGTTTTCTTATCTCTTGGTCTGATAATTATGTGCGTGTCTTTCTTAGTTTGAATAATGAAAGTAGTATTTTCCCTCCAATAAAAGCTTAACGGTTTAAATTCTGCTCAATAAAAATCTAAGAAACAAAAATCTGCTCAATAAAAAAGCAAAGACATCTTTTTTAACgatgaaatttttataattttctctttacttaagttgatattttttaaatggcttctactttttttttctatatttcaaaCCCCTTAAATAGATCTGTCAAAGTAGATTTAAACTCGTTGGCTAACATGGTCCACACAACGTCGGTTCAGGTTGGACTggatttttttacaaatttcagtatCTATCAATTTTTGACCCGATCACCAAAAACCCGGCTCACTAGGATTGAACTTGTGGTGAGTCaggttgactcaccaacccacaCGCAGATAAAAGATCACacaatttcttttgttatttagATTGGGTTGGGTTGTTCTTTTTAGCCAACATAAATATAaacctaatatttttgtgatttttgttgtatttggggttgaacattattttggattgtatttggtttattttgaagtttatttagatcttaatcacaattataatttagttgttttagaactgaagaaaaaaattgtattttttttttttatttgagccAGTGAGCCAACCAGTTTAACCCATCAATCCGTGGTGAGCCGAgtcgggttcaaatttttttgactcgtTAATAAGTGAACAACCAGGTTGagttgaagtttatttagattttaatcacaattataatttagttgttCTAggactgaagaaaaaaaatgtatttttttaattgagccagtgagtcaacccgtttaacccaccaatccGTGGTTGGCCGAgtcgggttcaaatttttttggctcgttaATAAGTTAACAaccgggttgggttggctcactactAAGTggtcaacccgtggtgggtcggacCAGGCCGAGTCGGTGACAGTTTTGACAGCTTTAcacttaaaaaaatgtcacatgaaattataaaaaaaagttgtcaaaatttagttgtaaaaatatcattatcattttataatacAATACTTTTATTGATCACGTTGATCACAAAAGCaacacttttataaaataatataaatatatttatataaaactgagatataataatttttctatattgatacactacaaaaaaaaatattgctcaCTTATTTTCTTGTGTTCGAAAGGaggaaatttaaactttttaagaactttgtattctttttttttttttctgttgcgGCTATTCAGCCGTTGCATACAAACCTTGAAATCTTTGAATGCATGCAATGTAAATCTATACGATATTTTTGTCCTAATAATACAATCGCAACTAAGGGTAAATAAATTGAAACGAGTTGATCATTTGAAATCTAGATTCTATTCATTGTTATGATGCACCGATATTTCAACTTGGATCACGTATCCGTATTTGACACGTATCGTGTctgatactttaggatactttaatGATagttatcaatgaagtatctaatttataaagtcgtagtacattacaaaaaatatttgaataataatcaattttagtgacaaaaaataattaatcactatatagtgaccaatttaacaactaaaatagttccgaaaaattataattcgtctctaaattgataattaaaatagtttcaattatgaattgatttttaaattggtcactaacattagctaccagattttggttaccaaaataattggtctctaattaggaaatttggatccacacattaacaatcatatatttattatgtttgtaagaattattgtaaaatttccAATATCcatatatcacgtatctatcatgtatcgtatcctattattttaaaaataaacataatgtaTCATATATGTGTCGTATCtgatacacgtatcgtatctgTGCATCATAGATTCATCGAAAGATACCACCtataatctaaattttattttacgtaAGACTAACTTATTCgttgtaaatttttaatttaatttatttagtttatttataagctattttttccaaaattatttatattacaaatatttagTAAACCTTTTAATACTATATGTCAATTTTCAAATATTGAACACGTGATAActggaaattaaaaaaaaaaaactctaaatttactttattgtattttcattattccgtaagtaaaaaaaataacttcatgactataaaacaaacaacattTAAATAAGTGTATTGTTGTGATTAGTGTTGTAAATAAACACAATTGTAGATACATCTGAGTCAATTTACTTGaaactatataataataacaacaatatatattataacaacatgtagaataactttgttttatttggttCTTGTTGTGACCGGCAAGAAAAACTGAAATTCTTAAAGCTTCAATCCTTTTCGATATTTTCTAACCATCTATTTTTATAAGTTCCGAGGTTGCGTCATtcggaataaaaaaaaatggtaacaAGAAGTGTCTGCAAAATCGAATCAAGCAGAGAGATTTTCTTAGCTGGTTTTTTATCTTCTGTTTTTGCCGTCTTTAAATTTCTTTACAcgttgtgtttttttattttatttattggtttCACTTATAGTAGATTAgagaaaggaaaatgatattttgattactaaattttgacaactttataatatgatgtgttattttttaagtggttttggaatattgataatgaaaaaatgaaaaaatgaaaaattatttaaaagatgccacctaaaattgtaagagaaagttattaaaatttaatagtcaaaaaatcattttctttaaagaaaGTTCCACATGGTTTTTCATCGGTTGTAAAAATGAAACTCTAATATAATTTGCAGCCTCACTAGTacacaataatcaaatattaaagtGATAAACCCGAGATTAATCACCCTTACCTTtgcctaatatatatatatgagaaacTCAACTGAAGTAAATAAGCGACATATTTAGTTATTGAGCAATGGCAAATATCGTTGCGTTGGTGATTTTGTTTTGCCTACTGAATGTGACAACACTTCTCACGCACGCAGCTTCATGCGGATCCAACGGCGCTCATTCCCCCGAAATCAATCCCTCTGGAACGCCTGCCATTCTCACTCTCAACGACTTCGGTCGCGACGGAGACGGAGGGGGCGCCTCCGAGTGCGACGGCAAGTTCCACCCGTTGCCGCAGAGAGTGGTGGCGCTGTCCACCGGATGGTACAGCAACGGCGCACGGTGCGGGAGAATGATCAGAATCAAAGCTAGAAACGGAAGGAGTACGGTGGCGAAGGTGGTGGACGAGTGTGATTCCGTTAATGGATGCCCCAGAGCATGCAAGAACAACGTGGTGGATGCGTCGGAAACTGTGTGGAATGATTTGGGACTCAACACTGATGATGGTGAAGTAGCAGTTATTTGGACCATGGCATAAAAATACTCATATAATAGTAACCAATACTCAATAAGGTCACGTGCatttcaaataatactaataataataataattattattattattattattgttattattattgttatgtaATAAATAGAGTTGATTAATTATTGCATAAGGATCCATTATTCCTTATGTACAGTTCCACAAAATCATTATTGTACTTTGGTCTTTGAATGAATAATTCACACGAAGTGTTCCCCTTCATTCTTATGCCAGTTAAACATTTCCTTTAAAAACGATACTAAAAATTGCATTCATCAAGTTAGCGTTgaaataatgttatttaaagattaatatagatttaatcaatcaaaattatacgaaatataatgaatataaattaaaaatattgtttattatcaTGAACTTTTAAGAAAGCAACATAAAATATTGTAGAATTTTAAACCACCTAAAGAATTATAATCTAAAACAAGATTGTAAATCTCAAGATTTGTTACATTATTTTGGTACAATAGTTTTCCTTCAACGAAATATGTTaactaaatttgtatataattataaattaattaatatttaattaaatatcaaaataatagattaaattaataatgttttttttttgtcgtaATTTTTTACATAACGTACAAATACTCTAATATATAACACgattgaataaaaatttagtGTAATACTTTAAgtaattctaattttttcttcaattaaatttacaattttactaTTTCTACATCGTGCAAAAACACAAGTTTCATATTATATGAATCATTCTCACAACATGTGAATGCATAATATTTAACTATagttattttagtgaaaatataaaattaaatatctaaccAAAATCTTAAATACGAAtgtaagtttatatatatatatatatatatatatatatatatatatatatatatatatatatatatatatatatatatatttcggcGAATACGGTTTTCAACTTAGATAAATATGTTCTAGGTTTTATAAATTCAAAGGAACATAATTAGTTTTAGTGCTTAAATAAGTATTAATTATAAGAATGAGATCATTAATATAAATGAAAGGAAAAGAAGATAAATGAAACAAcacaagaaaaattaaagtgatGACAAATTACATTTTGACtcgtttttcattttattagtTATAACTAAAAGTATTATACAAAACTTAACAGTGCTTTGTTTTCacctcaaatacaatcctatgTTGTTCCACTTTCTTTGATGGTGACTAATCTTTAAGACGATGTGTTTAgtatatactatatataatcTATAACGTATTAATAACATGACAtctaaatatttacatatttgattGTTATCCAATACTTAGTCTTATCGattattttatcaatgaaatgatttttttttcattaatgtcTTTGAAGAATTTTAGCTTAGTTAAATATATATGTCTTCTATAATCTcctttttcaattattatttacaaaaccgatccatgttttttgttttacatcCTTATATCCCAGTTATTATTTCTACGTATCCGTCGGATTTAGTGTAAAACAGAACAATAAATACTTGAATAGAGTAATAGGTAAATATTGACagagttataataatttaattaaatcttgGAAATTCACATAACAAAGATAAATTGGccccatgtttttttttaattttttgagatCATTAATTGGGTTGATTAAACTataaaagtatttgatattttaaaaaatgtatgaatGGTTCAATGAGGGAGTTTCGATAAATTCTAAAGAGATTCGGGCATATATTAACATCACTAGGCATAAGCAAAACCTAATTAACGTTATAAGTTATGCTAACCAAGTTTAAAACAAAgcaaaaaatttacattttactGATGGCCGGTTTTAggtaaatttaaagataatttttaaaataatttattgacctTATTGAAAATTTGCTcgtatattttacaaaaatttgcaATCGGTGTccctgatttttttttctaaaaatctagTCACTTAACTTTAattattcatcttttttttacattattttaatttcttaatttttaattatatattacgtgtgtgtttttaatttaattatttacaaattttatcacTTTAGATATAACTGGTTAAAATTAGGAAAAATGCATTATGCTTGTGCTTTTGTTGACAGGTTCAGAAAGATAAAAAGGGTAATTAAGGACTTATCACCAACTGTAATTTAATAGTAAttcgatatattttaaaaattgaagaataaacAAAGCTGCggatataacaataattataaaatgttattctTATTAAATCATTTGATAATAATGAATTCAAAACACcactaaaataaagataaagaaatcaATGTTAACATACAAATACAACTTTTTAAATActtatattatctttatataattgatgtaaaaagtaaatattatatatattatacgaagaatttataaaataactaatttttacaTTGACCATATTTATAAGAATATCTTGTTCaaactatattaatatttttgtaagatatatatatatatatatatataaagtagagactttattgtttcattagaaaaatctaagataattttcttctttattttctttcatattcctaattattttttcttctctttaagcctttctctctctaacttTTATCCTTTATGATTTCTCTTAATTTATCACgacatttctattttaaaatcaaatctcATTATGCGTAGCAGGCGAGTTTGGGATCATTATCAAGGATTCAGTTTTTAATTTAGAGTAAGTAACCTTTCATTATGAAAATCCCTCATCTTCCTTTATTTGATAGTTTAACTAACGATTAAGTTTTTATATGATCTAATTACTATGTTTAGAttcattttctggagaattttcCGACCAAACAACTTGTAGGTAAGAGAATTATTTCAAACGATAATTAATTTGTTAGATGCtgaattaatgatttttataccaagaaaaaattgatgaagGTTAATGTTTAAACTGATTTTTTGAACTTGAaagtttattatgattattattttgcattcatttttctaaaattttatttttataagttaattaatttaaaaaatcattaggCTTCACCTGCTAATTACTTTACTCGAATTCATTTAATTCCAAATAAGGTTATGTTAAGCATCaaaattagggatgtcaacggggcgggtagggtacaggTAGTAGCTCTCCTGTACCttacccgttggataaatatttgtcccgtactcatacccatatccgtcgAGTATCGGTTATGCGGGTACCTGCCTATATTTttcatatccacgggtatctatgactatttacaaaattatttaaaaaacagatatttaatcataaattcaaataaaataaaataaaatacatcaatgtcataaattttaaataaagttcatacaagtccaaataattataaaaataaatataaaatgacttTCAACACAATGAGaattctttaattaatgttttgatcaATAAGCCCACTTTCTCCTTGAtttctgaaaaataatcaaataataaacctgaattgtcatgtgtcaagtattcttattttgatttcatcatttgacaacaagcatatcataaacgtcattgtctatatagggtttgatgtatatgtccaatttcaaagaagggaaagagaagaatgcCAAAGagtgtacttggaagaagataacgTATCAATACTTAAGGCTAAGAATGAAGACAAGATAATATGTGcagcttagaaaaaattaggtctgatttttactaatatatatatatatatatatatatatatatatatatatatatatatatatatatatatatatatatatatatatatattatcctaGTGTTGCTTGCTACTACTACTTAGAACAGTATTGTAATATAAGCTACATAATACAAAATGTCGTGTGACTTATTTAACGTAAGATCTTGTTAAACAATgctgtttaatttaaaataacttcaTTGAAAACAACCTTTTACATGACATTTTTCTTCGATAATAAAACAATGGAATCTAGCTGAAGGGATTAGTTTGATTTGAAATTGTAAAGTGCGATTCTAATTGATGTCTTATGTGTGGTTAATAGAAGGTtttggaagaagaaagaagaaagaaaaaggttaGAAATTTGAGAGTGTATAAAGCGATAAAACCTAGATTACATTccctattatatatatataggatcATACCACCTCTTTGGTTGCAACCACCTTAGAGAGattcaaaatgaataaaattggAGTGTTCATGCTTTTATTTGGCCTAACAATAACACATCTTCCATCTCTCGCAAATGCAAAGCGCAAATCCaaagatcatcatcatcatcatcatcattccCCAGCGTACGAACCCTCTGGAACGCACGCCATTCTCACCCTCAACAACTTTGCTCGCGGCGGTGACGGAGGGGGCGCCTCCGAGTGCGACGGCAAGTTCCATCCGCTGCCGCAAAGAGTGGTGGCACTGTCTTCCGGATGGTACAGTCACGGCGTACGGTGCGGGAGAATGATCAAAATCAAAGCGAGAAACGGAAGGAGCACGGTGGCTAAGGTGGTTGACGAGTGTGACTCAAGGCATGGCTGCAAAAACAACGTTGTTGATGCTTCCGAAACTGTTTGGAAGGACTTGAGATTGAAGACCGATGATGGTGAAGTCCCAGTGACTTGGATCATGCTGTAAACTCATCAATCATCATcgcaataaattaaataaataaatgaataggaataattattattattattatgataataataataataataataataataataataatgataaataatgatgatgatgatgagaggCATATGTTTACTATGTGTATTTGGATAACTGCTATGTTCATTTTCATATCAATCACAATATATGTATCGTATATATATACGTCTTCAACTGTAATTGAAGATGacatcatattatatatatatatatatacattaatcATATAGGGAAATTATCTTTTGACAAAAAACATTTTGACAAACTTAACAAACTttctaaaaatagaattaaaatagattaaatttttattttttaattaaaataaagtaataaaataatattttttacctaaataggaaactttgttaaaaaaacatTGTCGACATATAATAGCTCATTTATATATGCACTTCACTTTGCTTTCTTCATCCTTCTATATACAATTTCTGGTTTCATTCAACAGTTTTCCTGCTTTATTTTCATGCATAGTATAGGAAGTAATTATACATCACCATTTTTAAGGGAAAAATATGCTGACAACTATAAGAGTTGTTCAAAGGAAAGAAAGTTTGGAAGGTACGAAGTTATGTTTGATTTGCTGTTACATATAAGAACAGTATCTCATGTAACAGAGAAGAACCTTATCAGAAATTGATTTTTGAACTTACTAATTTCAGAAGTTTGAATTGGCTTTTTAGCAGGAGTAAAaagaatttctttttcattctttatcCTACATTAGTTCATAGATAATATGTATACAATTGTATCGTAGGGTATCTCCTACCAAAAATAGATCTAACCAtctatatataacataaaatatatttgcaaaaaaaaatatgaatgtcGAACACATTCCCATAAATTAACCTTTCCATTAGATTCAGAAAGAgaaaattattcttttcataATAGGTTGTTTATGATCATTCCAAGACATAGTTATCTCATTTGTAATAAGTTTGTCTAAAAACCTTAAcaccaaaataatataacatagaTGATGACAATAAAGAGTTAGAGTGaaagatattaatattatagCATATAAGACCCTtatacttttgtaatattttggtCTACAAAGATAATAAGATGTATCTCatttgtgttttgttatatGCGGAATTTCAGTGCTATTTTAGGAATTGTAtgttgaaaaagaaatttaatataagttcttatctcctctatttttttagttatgtaCATGAGTCGAGAAATTTCTAATGTCTCAttcttttattcatatattaattattccttataaaaagaatggtcttccaataattatgttttgtattaaaattttgtcaTGGAAGGTTTCgaaaatttatataaagattatTATATGGTGTGCTTAGGTTTctttctataatatatatatatatatatatatatttttttttcctgtctTTGGCcgataaaaaaactataagagGTGTTCTTCTTAAGTAGTtagcaaaatatttaaaacaaatctATAAGAAAAATGTCGCAATTGTAGTCTTAAAAGTATATCACCCTTCAAACTTTAATACATATATCACTATGTTTCTATTAATAACCCCCTTTTCAagtatttcaaactttttaagaaaattaattaaaaataataagtttgtcTAGTGCTGTTCTAAAATTATcttcattatatttaaatataaaattgatgaatGAGGTTTTGATATTAATGAATACTTATATTCTTAAATtagttttagaaagaaaatgttcgatgttataaaaatttctAAAAGTTATCTTGAAAATAGGTGCAGAGTAGTGTTTAATTAAACgacatttataaattgatttttttaaatgattgcTTCATTGATATGAAAAAGTGTTTGGACAAATCTTAAACATGTATAGATTATTAGTATACGCATAGGTAAAACCTAATTACGTTATTATTTATGCTAGCCGCCACATTAAGCAAAACAATTAAAGGCCACTCAGCCGGTTTTACCTATCCTTATATACAGAAATTTAAAGTaacatttcttttaataaattaagataatCAACTAAAAATACTGTATGGAGTTTGAGAAATATATAgataaacttatttaaatatgaCATTTATGCCATTTAATAAAAGTACATgacaattatatattaaatattaagttaagttagactTAACTTAAATATAGATTGTTATTTAAGTGAAGCTTAGGTCTTGTTTGGAAAATTATAAGTCTCAttgttgtttcatttaattttgtattcacatttaatatatttttttgtggtTATCTCGTCTAATTAATGTAatatgcaatatatatatatatatatatatatatatatatatatatatatatatatatatatatatattaatgataaGTCATATATAAACAAGTTATAtcaatatatgtaaaattatatgTGATGTTTTGTTTATATAGAATATAAAGTTgatgtaatgttatttttttaaatatatttctgttcactttttacatataattaaaggTATTAATGATGTAATATTTAGTATAAGTTAATGAAATTTGATCTCTTTCCATAACACACATAATTTCGATGTCAAATAATGCAATAAAATATAGCATCATCAAGGTCAAAAGTTTTAGCACACCTAATAAAGTTTTACACGGCTTAAAagttgattatattttatttactctATTCTGTCTTGACCCAACAATATGTTTTTTAAGGATAAATATATGACAAAAAGTTACAAgtttataaaacaatatttcaaagtgttgattaattaaatatagataaagattgatataatatatataaataatttattaattactttgtTATTCGTACCattcattacaaaatttaacatactaattatgataatatgaaaTTACACTTTTGCTGGAGggatttatatgtatatgcctTATATATATGCTAAAACTTGTACCTGATTTATGAAAAGCCTCCcagaatataaaattattaataatataatatttgacgagttagttatatttaatttctttatatttacatattttttttatcaacaatattaattaatatattattagttgaATTCACAATATCTTGCATCATTCCTTCCAAAATTGCGTATTCAGCATCTTtcaatttaattacttttttttttctaaaactataTCATTAAATTGAAAAGCTCCTctcacaataaatttaaattatatgtatacatattaTTTGATCCTTGTATCTTTCATTTTATACGGTGAAGAATTTAAAAATCTGATCTCTATGAAATGATTTGACACAAGAATAAGCATAGTGAGAGTGTGAAATTCGTCATCATGAATTCATCATATACATGTTTAACATAATTAAGGTGATGAAAGAAAGTGATTATTGCATAGTTGCAGGAACAGTCTGAATATGTGTGTTTCACACTAAACACTATCTTAATGAAAACTAGAGAGAATTTGGAAGATGGAATGCTGAATTCTGGAGCTTCAAATGATTTTGGTTTGGACTTGAAAAAGAGAAGCATGGTGGATGACGGTGAAGATGATGGGTACGTAAGCCTACCCAAGCCTGTGGCTATCTTGTTTTCAATATAAGAGGATATATAATCCAAAAAGGTTGACCAATTCACCTCTATCTTCATTCAGTCAAAAAGTTAGAAGAAAAGTGCACCCAAAAGATCTGGCTGAACTAcacagtatttttttttaaggaaaaattatgtttgataCTATTTAACGACTATTTCATcttttatataaagataaaataatcttaacaaaaattaatttttaattttttttaaaaaaataattataaaaaatagtgtcacatgataataaaagaaggaatgatatttaaaatatcagtatcctttattaaatattatgatattttggaAGTGATTTGATTAACATTGTTGTCCACATAAAACAAAGCATTGGTTAAATTGGTCGGTAGTGCCAAACAGCCAACACAAACTCGGGATCGGATCAACAACGACAATTAGTTTGGTTGGCACTACAGGTCCTAAAGTTTTTGACATAGATATGTGTTTGCGCGTGCCTTTAATTTCTGACATTCAATGGATCACTAAATTCTTCTCATCCTAAGTTAAAACGTTTCACTTACACAACATTTCCACCAGTCttgtatttaatattcatttcatGTGTAAGGAAAACACCTAACATACAATTAATGAGTTATTCTAACGCACAAAACAAAGTGAGGCATGCGCTTAATTTGAATCATAAAAAATAGGTATAATTAGTtgtatagtacccagtttggggtTAGGGTGTCAAGTACTCGgtttaaaaaaagtttcaattgtagtccaacttttaaaaaagtgtttcaattaggtccctttcagacaaagTTGACTAACACCATTAGTcaacgtgtcacgtgtcagtctgtggtttttttttgtttttttttattttttttaatttttaaattttttttttaaaattttttgaaaaaaaataaataaaaatgccacatgtcaagtccatgtgtgtgacacgtggcattgtcagtacCACGTGGCATtagtgtcactattagatgtcattgtgttgatttcgatttagtcctatgtctttttgtttcaatttagtacctaagtatatgtatctgattcaattttgtccaaattttttttaataattaaaatatttttgtaatccattttttataagattaaaaataattaagaataaatattttattaaattaagtactaatatttatattgtttctctcaatttcagaccaaatttattatttatataaattttatactaatattttttattaaaaacaaatttttaacatattactttattaattacttttttattaagcactcatgttttgttttttttttttaaatagaacaatattgtctcttactaattttaaaccaaaatttctattattggtttgaatgttatactaattttttttattattaaaaatgacttaataaaatgacttttaccactaaattttaatataaatatcaaatacttaatttttgttaaacttttatacttaattacttttaattttataaagaaatggattttaattattaaaaaaattgggacaaaattgactcagatacacatacttaggtaataaattaaaacaaaaaaaacatatatggggactaaatagaaatcaacacaatgacatctgatagtgataccgacacgtggcactgacaatgccacgtgtcacacacatggacttgacacgtgtcatttttatttt is a window from the Vigna unguiculata cultivar IT97K-499-35 chromosome 7, ASM411807v1, whole genome shotgun sequence genome containing:
- the LOC114191383 gene encoding ripening-related protein grip22-like produces the protein MNKIGVFMLLFGLTITHLPSLANAKRKSKDHHHHHHHSPAYEPSGTHAILTLNNFARGGDGGGASECDGKFHPLPQRVVALSSGWYSHGVRCGRMIKIKARNGRSTVAKVVDECDSRHGCKNNVVDASETVWKDLRLKTDDGEVPVTWIML
- the LOC114191382 gene encoding ripening-related protein grip22-like, whose amino-acid sequence is MANIVALVILFCLLNVTTLLTHAASCGSNGAHSPEINPSGTPAILTLNDFGRDGDGGGASECDGKFHPLPQRVVALSTGWYSNGARCGRMIRIKARNGRSTVAKVVDECDSVNGCPRACKNNVVDASETVWNDLGLNTDDGEVAVIWTMA